One Flavobacteriales bacterium DNA segment encodes these proteins:
- a CDS encoding bifunctional riboflavin kinase/FAD synthetase, translating into MKIYSSIDDFPTLKNAVVTTGTFDGVHVGHRRIIQQLHDIAETIDGETVLLTFWPHPRMVLFDDQDLRLINTQREKEALLAEAGVDHLIVHPFTKQFSRLTAMEYVRDVLVNRIGTKKLVIGYDHHFGRNREGSFDDLVEFGHTYHFDVEEIPAQVLDNVSVSSTKVRNALLEGDVSTANEYLGSTFELTGKVVRGATLGRTLDFPTANIEVPEKYKLIPADGVYAVEVRVGNEWYKGMSNIGKRPTVSGQDRQIEAHIFEFDKSIYDQLITLRFHKRLRDEQKFGSLEELKAQLHRDEESALKVLLT; encoded by the coding sequence TTGAAGATCTACTCCTCGATCGACGATTTTCCGACACTGAAGAATGCCGTAGTGACCACGGGCACTTTCGACGGTGTTCATGTAGGGCACAGACGCATAATTCAGCAATTACACGATATAGCCGAGACCATTGATGGTGAAACGGTTTTACTCACCTTTTGGCCTCATCCGCGTATGGTGTTGTTCGACGATCAAGATCTTCGATTGATCAATACGCAACGAGAGAAGGAGGCTTTGCTGGCCGAAGCAGGGGTCGATCACCTGATCGTTCATCCCTTCACCAAACAGTTCAGCAGATTAACGGCAATGGAATATGTTCGCGATGTGCTCGTGAACCGCATCGGGACCAAAAAGCTGGTCATAGGGTACGATCATCACTTCGGACGGAACAGAGAGGGGAGCTTCGACGACTTGGTGGAGTTCGGGCATACCTATCACTTCGACGTAGAGGAGATCCCGGCTCAGGTGCTCGATAATGTGAGCGTGAGTTCCACCAAGGTTCGTAATGCCCTGCTCGAAGGGGATGTGTCTACCGCGAACGAATACCTGGGGTCTACTTTTGAGCTTACCGGAAAGGTCGTGCGCGGCGCTACTTTGGGTCGCACACTCGACTTCCCCACGGCGAATATCGAAGTTCCCGAAAAATATAAGCTGATCCCGGCCGATGGTGTTTATGCGGTCGAAGTGCGTGTCGGAAACGAGTGGTACAAAGGCATGAGCAACATCGGTAAGCGCCCGACCGTATCCGGACAAGACCGCCAGATCGAGGCCCATATCTTCGAGTTCGATAAGAGCATCTACGACCAATTGATTACACTGCGATTTCACAAACGGTTGCGGGACGAACAAAAATTCGGATCGCTGGAAGAACTCAAAGCTCAACTTCACCGCGATGAAGAATCCGCGCTTAAGGTACTTTTGACATGA
- a CDS encoding leucine-rich repeat domain-containing protein, with product MRLVILLIALTFSVHSSAQNWVNGKKVDRWSDVEYLDLSKMKFVKHGIPDSLWTMTQLKGLRLSGNKLIFLDPNISKLVNLRVLDLSRNRLNVLTGEVGSLAKLDTLILNRNDLYTLPAELGNLTQLRYLDLWSNHVDDLPAAMDKLQNLKKVDFSGIIVFPEQQEKLHRRFPEVELVFNKSCNCH from the coding sequence ATGAGGCTGGTCATTCTACTCATTGCGCTAACGTTTTCAGTTCATTCCAGTGCTCAGAATTGGGTCAACGGTAAAAAGGTCGACCGTTGGAGTGATGTCGAGTACCTCGACCTGAGTAAAATGAAATTCGTGAAGCACGGTATTCCGGATAGCTTGTGGACCATGACGCAGTTGAAAGGACTTCGACTCTCCGGGAACAAACTCATTTTTCTCGATCCAAATATCTCCAAGTTGGTGAATCTCCGGGTTCTCGATCTAAGCCGTAACCGCTTGAACGTACTAACCGGAGAGGTAGGCTCCTTGGCTAAACTGGATACGCTCATTCTCAATCGGAACGACCTCTATACCTTACCGGCGGAGCTAGGTAACCTCACTCAGTTGCGTTATTTGGACCTTTGGAGTAACCACGTCGACGACCTCCCCGCAGCCATGGATAAACTGCAGAACCTGAAAAAGGTCGACTTCAGCGGTATCATCGTATTTCCGGAGCAACAAGAAAAACTCCACCGCAGGTTTCCCGAGGTGGAGTTGGTGTTCAACAAGAGTTGTAACTGTCATTGA